A single genomic interval of Bos indicus isolate NIAB-ARS_2022 breed Sahiwal x Tharparkar chromosome 5, NIAB-ARS_B.indTharparkar_mat_pri_1.0, whole genome shotgun sequence harbors:
- the LOC109558700 gene encoding olfactory receptor 8S1-like, which yields MALRNRSTITEFILTGLSDDPHIQALLFVLFLVIYLLTVMGNLTMLLVIRADSHLHTPMYFFLSNLSFVDLCFSCVTLPKLLKDLLSEKNTISVEGCLTQVFFVFFSSGTEACLLSVMAYDRYAAICHPLHYGQVMSNQLCVRLVLISWGLASLNAFVIVLLAISLDFCEAQTIHHYTCELPALFPLSCSDISIVTNILLCSSLLHGLGTFIPIFFSYARIISTILSISSTKGRSKTFSTCSSHLIAVILFFGSGFLCYLMPPSGSSLDLLLSVQYSAVTPMLNPLIYSLKNKEVKAAVKRTLGRYL from the coding sequence ATGGCCTTGAGGAACCGCAGCACCATCACCGAGTTTATCCTCACTGGGCTGTCAGACGACCCCCACATCCAGGCTCTGCTCTTTGTGCTCTTCCTGGTGATTTACCTCCTGACCGTGATGGGGAACCTGACGATGCTGCTGGTGATCAGGGctgactcccacctccacacgCCCATGTACTTCTTCTTGAGTAATCTATCATTTGTGGACCTCTGCTTCTCTTGTGTCACTCTTCCCAAGCTCCTGAAGGACCTCCTGTCTGAGAAGAACACCATCTCTGTTGAGGGCTGCCTGACTCAGgtcttctttgtgtttttctcttcAGGAACTGAAGCCTGTCTCCTctcagtgatggcctatgaccgctatgccGCAATCTGCCACCCCCTGCACTATGGCCAGGTGATGAGCAACCAGCTCTGTGTGAGGCTGGTGTTGATCTCATGGGGCCTGGCCTCTCTCAATGCATTTGTCATTGTGCTCCTGGCTATTAGCCTGGATTTCTGTGAGGCCCAAACCATCCACCACTACACCTGTGAGCTGCCTGCCCTTTTCCCCCTGTCTTGTTCTGATATCTCTATTGTTACCAATATCCTACTCTGCTCCAGCCTATTGCATGGGCTTGGAACCTTCATCCCAATCTTCTTCTCTTATGCCCGTATTATCTCCACCATCCTGAGCATCAGCTCCACCAAAGGCAGAAGCAAGActttctccacctgctcctcccacctcaTCGCAGTGATCTTGTTCTTTGGCTCGGGTTTTCTTTGTTATCTCATGCCTCCGTCTGGCTCCTCTTTGGATTTACTCCTCTCCGTACAGTACAGTGCAGTCACACCCATGCTGAATCCCCTCATCTACAGCCTAAAGAACAAGGAGGTGAAGGCAGCTGTGAAAAGGACATTGGGGAGATATCTATAA